The proteins below are encoded in one region of Streptomyces roseirectus:
- a CDS encoding glycosyltransferase encodes MGHTARVSAVVWIAALSLVSWLWLLLCQGFFWRTDVRLPPAPRDPVDWPDVCVVVPARDEAAVLPESLPSLLAQEYPGRAEVFLVDDGSTDGTGDLARALAGRLGGLPLTVASPGEPPAGWTGKLWAVRHGIALAGAREPEFLLLTDADIAHAPDSLRRLVASARAGGYDLVSQMARLRVESLWERLVVPAFVYFFAQLYPFRRIGRRGARTAAAAGGCVLLRTEAARGARIPDAIRQAVIDDVALARAVKGAGGHIWLGLAEHVDSVRPYPRLHDLWRMVARSAYAQLRHSPLLLAGTVMGLALVYLVPPLALVAGIALGSVPVGVLGAGAWAVMTATYAPMLRYYRLPLWTAPLLPFTAFLYLLMTVDSAVRHYRGRGAAWKGRTYARPQAVPGEEEPLCEK; translated from the coding sequence GTGGGGCACACTGCGCGGGTGAGCGCCGTCGTGTGGATCGCTGCCCTGTCCCTCGTCTCCTGGCTGTGGCTGCTGCTGTGCCAGGGCTTCTTCTGGCGCACGGACGTGCGCCTGCCGCCCGCCCCGCGGGATCCCGTCGACTGGCCGGACGTCTGTGTCGTCGTCCCCGCGCGCGACGAGGCCGCCGTGCTGCCCGAGAGCCTGCCCTCGCTCCTGGCGCAGGAGTATCCGGGGCGCGCGGAGGTCTTCTTGGTCGACGACGGCAGCACGGACGGCACCGGGGACCTCGCGCGCGCGTTGGCGGGGCGGCTGGGCGGGCTGCCGCTGACGGTCGCCTCGCCGGGTGAGCCGCCCGCCGGGTGGACGGGGAAGCTGTGGGCCGTGCGGCACGGCATCGCGCTGGCGGGTGCGCGGGAGCCGGAGTTCCTGCTGCTGACGGATGCCGACATCGCGCACGCGCCGGACAGTCTGCGTCGCCTGGTGGCGTCCGCGCGGGCGGGCGGCTACGACCTGGTGTCGCAGATGGCGCGCCTGCGCGTGGAGAGCCTGTGGGAGCGGCTGGTGGTGCCGGCGTTCGTGTACTTCTTCGCGCAGCTCTACCCGTTCCGCCGGATCGGCCGCAGGGGCGCGCGTACGGCCGCGGCGGCGGGCGGCTGCGTCCTGCTGCGTACGGAGGCGGCGCGCGGGGCGCGGATCCCGGACGCGATCCGGCAGGCGGTGATCGACGACGTCGCGCTCGCGCGGGCCGTCAAGGGCGCCGGCGGGCACATCTGGCTGGGCCTCGCGGAGCACGTCGACAGCGTGCGCCCGTACCCGCGCCTGCACGACCTGTGGCGCATGGTCGCGCGCAGCGCCTACGCCCAGCTGCGGCACAGCCCGCTGCTGCTCGCCGGGACGGTGATGGGGCTCGCGCTGGTGTACCTGGTGCCGCCGCTCGCGCTGGTCGCGGGGATCGCCCTGGGCAGCGTCCCGGTGGGCGTCCTGGGCGCGGGCGCGTGGGCGGTGATGACGGCGACGTACGCCCCGATGCTGCGCTACTACCGCCTGCCGCTGTGGACGGCTCCCCTGCTGCCGTTCACGGCGTTCCTGTACCTGCTGATGACGGTGGACTCGGCGGTGCGGCACTACCGGGGGCGGGGGGCGGCGTGGAAGGGGCGGACGTACGCGCGCCCGCAGGCCGTTCCCGGCGAAGAGGAACCTCTGTGTGAAAAATAA
- a CDS encoding TerD family protein: protein MPKGANVPVPATALRIECGRRLGPGVPDVDASALLLVGGKVRSDDDFVFYNQPAHASGTVRHEGKKTSGGIVTETLLVDLARVEPEVETVLLAASADGGSFGSVPGLYVEVRDAARGTVVARFESSGASVETAFVLGELYRRQGAWKFRAVGQGYDSGLEGLATDYGITVDEPQRTAPPVQLTKVTLTKAAPAVSLTKQGATSGTLHVNLNWQTPPGTSQAGLDLDLCALYELADGRKGVVQALGNAFGSLARPPYIHLDGDDRTGALTAGENLTVNLDHATDLRRVLVFVTVYAGARSFAGLHATVTLRPQRGAPVDFSLDECTVPSTVCALALITNTGGELVVRREARYLVPERGVSPQRTVDRAYGWGMNWTPGRK, encoded by the coding sequence ATGCCCAAGGGGGCGAACGTGCCGGTGCCCGCGACGGCACTGCGCATCGAGTGCGGACGCCGCCTCGGACCGGGCGTCCCGGACGTCGACGCCTCCGCCCTGCTCCTGGTCGGCGGAAAGGTCCGCTCCGACGACGACTTCGTCTTCTACAACCAGCCCGCGCACGCGTCGGGAACCGTCCGGCACGAGGGCAAGAAGACGTCCGGAGGGATCGTCACCGAGACCCTTCTCGTCGACCTCGCGCGCGTGGAGCCCGAGGTCGAGACCGTCCTGCTCGCCGCCTCCGCCGACGGCGGCTCCTTCGGGAGCGTGCCCGGACTGTACGTCGAGGTCCGCGACGCCGCCCGAGGCACCGTCGTCGCCCGCTTCGAGAGCAGCGGGGCGAGTGTCGAGACCGCCTTCGTCCTGGGCGAGCTCTACCGGCGCCAGGGCGCCTGGAAGTTCCGCGCGGTCGGCCAGGGCTACGACAGCGGCCTGGAGGGCCTGGCGACGGACTACGGCATCACCGTCGACGAACCCCAGCGCACCGCGCCTCCCGTACAGCTCACCAAGGTCACACTCACCAAGGCCGCCCCCGCCGTCTCGCTCACCAAACAGGGCGCCACCTCGGGCACCCTGCACGTCAACCTCAACTGGCAGACACCGCCCGGCACTTCGCAGGCGGGCCTCGACCTCGACCTGTGCGCCCTGTACGAACTCGCCGACGGCCGCAAAGGCGTCGTCCAGGCGCTCGGCAACGCCTTCGGCTCGCTGGCGCGGCCCCCGTACATCCACCTCGACGGCGACGACCGCACGGGCGCGCTGACAGCCGGCGAGAACCTCACCGTCAACCTGGACCACGCCACCGACCTCAGGCGCGTCCTCGTCTTCGTGACCGTCTACGCGGGCGCGCGCTCCTTCGCCGGTCTGCACGCCACGGTGACGCTGCGGCCGCAGCGGGGCGCCCCGGTCGACTTCTCGCTCGACGAGTGCACCGTCCCCTCGACCGTGTGCGCGCTCGCGCTCATCACGAACACCGGGGGCGAACTCGTCGTCCGCAGGGAGGCGCGGTATCTCGTCCCGGAGCGCGGGGTGAGCCCGCAGCGGACCGTCGACCGGGCTTATGGCTGGGGCATGAACTGGACCCCGGGCCGGAAATAG
- a CDS encoding DUF6643 family protein: MTSPRSTYGGGYYSSAPFPDTPIYDSLVAERGTPQIAPIRVPAAYDVPSVPSMPSGNLPALPSALPALPAGPSQAAYGYPQAQQPAPLQQAPAAYVPPQGGMPRAYPAAQAPMQPQPGPMGGGTMGGAMGTMGGMNPMAGATGYEAMRPAAPRPNPAPYQDPYNNQQQYRGY; this comes from the coding sequence ATGACCTCCCCCCGCTCCACCTATGGTGGCGGCTACTACTCGTCCGCCCCTTTCCCGGACACCCCGATCTACGACTCCCTCGTGGCCGAGCGGGGCACCCCGCAGATCGCCCCGATCCGGGTCCCGGCCGCCTACGACGTGCCGAGCGTGCCGAGTATGCCGAGCGGCAACCTGCCCGCGCTGCCGTCGGCGCTGCCCGCCCTCCCGGCGGGCCCCTCCCAGGCCGCCTACGGCTACCCGCAGGCCCAGCAGCCCGCGCCGCTCCAGCAGGCGCCCGCCGCGTACGTGCCGCCGCAGGGCGGCATGCCGCGCGCGTACCCGGCCGCGCAGGCGCCGATGCAGCCCCAGCCGGGACCGATGGGCGGCGGGACGATGGGCGGCGCCATGGGGACGATGGGCGGCATGAACCCCATGGCCGGCGCCACCGGCTACGAGGCGATGCGCCCGGCGGCGCCGCGCCCGAACCCGGCGCCCTACCAGGACCCGTACAACAACCAGCAGCAGTACCGCGGTTACTGA
- a CDS encoding MOSC domain-containing protein, with translation MGNARLLSIHVHPVKAFRGVSPREAVVEPWGPVGDRRWAVVDSGGKVVTQRQQPRLALAAAEPLPGGGVRLSAPGLAPLEVAVPEPVETVVVEIFRDKVEGVPAGPAADAWCSALLGAHARLVHMDDPATRRPVDPAYALPGETVAFTDGYPLLATATASLDALNSLIARGEHAAEGPLPMNRFRPNVVVDGTEAWAEDGWSRLTVGEVAFRAAKKCGRCVVTTTDQTTAARGREPLHTLGRYRRIDGRLIFGQNLVPLTRGVIRVGDPVRILD, from the coding sequence ATGGGGAATGCGCGGCTGCTGTCGATCCATGTCCATCCGGTGAAGGCGTTCCGGGGGGTGAGCCCCCGGGAGGCCGTCGTGGAGCCCTGGGGGCCGGTCGGGGACCGGCGCTGGGCGGTGGTCGACAGCGGGGGGAAGGTCGTCACACAGCGGCAGCAGCCGCGTCTCGCCCTGGCCGCCGCCGAGCCCTTGCCCGGCGGCGGCGTCCGGCTGTCCGCGCCCGGTCTCGCGCCGCTGGAGGTCGCGGTGCCCGAGCCGGTGGAGACGGTCGTCGTGGAGATCTTCCGCGACAAGGTGGAGGGGGTCCCCGCCGGTCCCGCCGCCGACGCCTGGTGCAGCGCCCTCCTCGGCGCGCACGCGCGTCTGGTGCACATGGACGACCCGGCGACCCGCCGTCCGGTCGACCCCGCGTACGCGCTGCCCGGCGAGACGGTCGCCTTCACCGACGGCTACCCCCTGCTCGCCACGGCGACGGCCTCCCTGGACGCCCTCAACTCCCTCATCGCGCGCGGGGAGCACGCCGCGGAGGGACCGCTGCCGATGAACCGCTTCCGGCCCAACGTGGTGGTGGACGGCACCGAGGCGTGGGCGGAGGACGGCTGGTCGCGCCTGACGGTCGGCGAGGTCGCGTTCCGGGCGGCGAAGAAGTGCGGCCGGTGCGTGGTGACCACGACCGACCAGACCACCGCCGCGCGTGGGCGGGAGCCCCTGCACACCCTCGGCCGGTACCGCCGCATCGACGGCAGGCTGATCTTCGGCCAGAACCTGGTGCCGCTCACCCGCGGCGTGATCCGGGTCGGCGACCCGGTGCGGATCCTGGACTGA
- a CDS encoding Rv1733c family protein, which yields MRAIGGLWRWRHNPVRRTTDLVEAWVAAGALLLVLVVAPVAGTVVGSFVQDALLRSVRDQQSTRFEITATVVKELKANAFVTDPDAVSGRDARSRVEADWTAPDGSAHHGPVTAALDTPHPGDRFALWTDGEGRPMSRPLDAATANTHAVLAGVGAALCAAGLVEGARRTIVWSMVRRRYARWDQAWDRAGPDWGRTGTGS from the coding sequence GTGCGAGCGATCGGCGGACTCTGGCGCTGGCGGCACAACCCGGTGCGCCGTACGACGGACCTGGTCGAGGCGTGGGTGGCGGCCGGCGCCCTGCTGCTGGTCCTGGTCGTCGCGCCGGTGGCCGGAACGGTCGTCGGCTCCTTCGTGCAGGACGCCCTCCTGAGGTCGGTGCGCGACCAGCAGTCCACCCGCTTCGAGATCACGGCGACGGTCGTCAAGGAGCTCAAGGCGAACGCGTTCGTGACGGATCCGGACGCGGTCTCCGGCCGGGACGCCCGCAGCCGCGTCGAGGCCGACTGGACCGCCCCGGACGGCAGCGCGCACCACGGCCCGGTGACGGCCGCCCTGGACACCCCGCACCCGGGCGACCGGTTCGCCCTGTGGACCGACGGCGAGGGCCGCCCGATGAGCCGCCCGCTCGACGCCGCGACGGCGAACACCCACGCCGTGCTGGCCGGCGTCGGCGCCGCCCTGTGCGCGGCGGGGCTCGTGGAGGGCGCGCGGCGGACGATCGTGTGGTCCATGGTCCGGCGCCGCTACGCCCGCTGGGACCAGGCGTGGGACCGTGCGGGCCCCGACTGGGGCCGTACCGGCACCGGCAGTTGA
- a CDS encoding right-handed parallel beta-helix repeat-containing protein, whose translation MAQGTVQVTHTGTSRWRRRTGEYASLAAALEAAADGDVLTVAPGTYRENLVVERAVTLRGPEGAPGSVRIAPVDGVPLTVRASAVVQDLHVEGQDAAAPALLVEEGTPELLDVRVVTRSAAGIEVRGGSRPTVRRCTVDNPAGIGIAVLDGGGGVFEECEVMAAGQAGVAVRGGAHPRLERTRVHHASGTGVSVTGDNSALEAVGCEIYEVRGSGVQITGRATAHFTDCDVHRTTADGVTLDTDAVLTLADCRIHDIPENAVDLRSRSVLTLTRTSVRQFGRNGLSVWDPGTRVDANQCEIFDSTGDYPAVWVSDGATAVLDSCRVHDVPDALFVLDRGSRADVVDSDLSQVRNTAVSVSDGATAQLDDCRIREAATGAWFRDHGSGGTLNNCTVDSVQTGVIVTKGADPTVERCTVDSPAEAGFYVSAGGRGSFVGCRVTGSGGYGFHVIDGSRTTLRKCRTERCARGGYEFAEAPDAAPGSGPLVEDCTSDESGGVRTPAAPALAPRETAVQTVTHSPGLLGTIPDQRPVAAPEPSVSERTMEIKAPKDVLAELDALVGLDSVKREVRALIDMIEVGRRRQRAGLKAASVKRHLVFTGSPGTGKTTVARLYGEILASLDVLEKGHLVEVSRVDLVGEHIGSTAIRTQEAFERARGGVLFIDEAYALSPEDAGRDFGKEAIDTLVKLMEDHRDAVVVIVAGYTAEMERFLAVNPGVASRFSRTITFGDYGPEELLRIVRQQADDHEYRLAGGAPEALLKYFAEIPKGPAFGNGRTARQTFEAMVERHASRVAQVVEPSTDELTLLYAVDLPELP comes from the coding sequence ATGGCACAGGGCACGGTCCAGGTGACGCACACCGGCACATCGCGGTGGCGGCGCCGCACGGGTGAGTACGCGTCGCTCGCCGCCGCCCTGGAGGCCGCGGCCGACGGGGACGTCCTCACCGTCGCGCCCGGCACCTACCGGGAGAACCTCGTCGTCGAGCGGGCGGTGACCCTGCGCGGCCCCGAGGGCGCCCCGGGCTCGGTGCGGATCGCCCCCGTCGACGGGGTGCCGCTGACCGTGCGCGCCTCCGCCGTCGTCCAGGACCTCCACGTCGAGGGCCAGGACGCGGCGGCGCCCGCGCTGCTCGTCGAGGAGGGCACGCCGGAGCTGCTGGACGTGCGGGTCGTGACGCGGTCAGCGGCCGGTATCGAGGTGCGCGGCGGGTCGCGGCCGACGGTGCGGCGGTGCACGGTCGACAACCCGGCGGGCATCGGGATCGCCGTCCTGGACGGCGGCGGCGGGGTGTTCGAGGAGTGCGAGGTGATGGCCGCCGGGCAGGCGGGCGTCGCCGTGCGCGGGGGCGCGCACCCGCGCCTGGAGCGCACGCGCGTGCACCACGCGTCCGGCACAGGTGTCAGCGTGACGGGCGACAACTCGGCGCTGGAGGCGGTGGGCTGCGAGATCTACGAGGTGCGCGGCAGCGGCGTCCAGATCACCGGGCGGGCCACCGCCCACTTCACCGACTGCGACGTCCACCGCACGACCGCCGACGGCGTCACCCTCGACACGGACGCGGTGCTCACGCTCGCGGACTGCCGTATCCACGACATCCCGGAGAACGCCGTGGACCTGCGCTCGCGCAGCGTCCTGACGCTGACGCGCACGTCAGTGCGGCAGTTCGGGCGCAACGGCCTGTCGGTGTGGGACCCGGGCACGCGCGTGGACGCCAACCAGTGCGAGATCTTCGACAGCACCGGCGACTACCCGGCCGTGTGGGTGAGCGACGGCGCGACGGCCGTCCTGGACTCCTGCCGCGTCCACGACGTCCCGGACGCGCTGTTCGTCCTGGACCGGGGCTCGCGCGCCGACGTCGTCGACAGTGACCTCAGCCAGGTCCGCAACACGGCCGTCTCGGTGAGCGACGGGGCGACCGCGCAGCTCGACGACTGCCGGATCCGCGAGGCCGCGACGGGCGCCTGGTTCCGCGACCACGGCAGCGGCGGGACCCTCAACAACTGCACGGTGGACTCCGTCCAGACCGGTGTGATCGTCACCAAGGGCGCCGATCCGACGGTCGAGCGGTGCACCGTGGACTCGCCCGCCGAGGCCGGGTTCTACGTGTCGGCGGGCGGGCGGGGCTCCTTCGTCGGCTGCCGGGTCACGGGCAGCGGGGGCTACGGCTTCCACGTGATAGACGGCAGCCGCACGACCCTGCGCAAGTGCCGCACGGAGCGGTGCGCGCGCGGCGGCTACGAGTTCGCGGAGGCGCCGGACGCCGCGCCCGGTTCGGGGCCGCTGGTCGAGGACTGCACGAGCGACGAGAGCGGCGGCGTCCGCACGCCCGCCGCCCCGGCGCTCGCGCCGCGCGAGACGGCCGTGCAGACCGTCACGCACTCCCCCGGGCTGCTGGGCACGATCCCGGACCAGCGGCCCGTCGCCGCGCCGGAGCCGTCGGTGTCCGAGCGGACGATGGAGATCAAGGCGCCGAAGGACGTGCTGGCCGAACTCGACGCGCTGGTGGGCCTGGACAGCGTCAAGCGCGAGGTGCGGGCGCTGATCGACATGATCGAGGTCGGCCGGCGCCGGCAGCGCGCGGGCCTCAAGGCGGCGTCCGTGAAACGCCACTTGGTGTTCACAGGCTCCCCCGGCACCGGCAAGACGACGGTGGCGCGCCTGTACGGCGAGATCCTGGCGTCCCTGGACGTCCTGGAGAAGGGCCACCTGGTCGAGGTGTCGCGCGTCGACCTGGTCGGCGAGCACATCGGGTCGACGGCGATCCGCACCCAGGAGGCGTTCGAACGGGCGCGCGGCGGCGTGCTGTTCATCGACGAGGCGTACGCGCTGTCGCCGGAGGACGCGGGCCGCGACTTCGGCAAGGAGGCCATCGACACGCTGGTGAAGCTGATGGAGGACCACCGCGACGCGGTCGTGGTGATCGTCGCCGGCTACACCGCCGAGATGGAGCGCTTCCTGGCCGTCAACCCCGGTGTGGCGTCCCGTTTCTCACGGACCATCACCTTCGGCGACTACGGCCCCGAGGAGCTGCTGCGGATCGTGCGGCAGCAGGCGGACGACCACGAGTACCGGCTCGCGGGCGGCGCCCCGGAGGCGCTGCTGAAGTACTTCGCGGAGATCCCGAAGGGCCCCGCGTTCGGCAACGGCCGTACCGCGCGCCAGACGTTCGAGGCGATGGTGGAGCGGCACGCGAGCCGGGTCGCGCAGGTCGTGGAGCCCAGCACGGACGAGCTGACCCTGCTGTACGCGGTGGACCTCCCCGAACTCCCCTGA
- a CDS encoding alpha/beta hydrolase: MTTSRVLALMLTAAATALTLTGNPSSAATAAPPGLDWRPCGVAGQECADLPVPLSHDDPDGPQITLAVSRLASDRPEARRGTLLVVPGGPGGSGIRRLSQQGPALQRELGGSYDLVSFDPRGVGASSRTSCRLPEADRHLVTLRSWPAPDGGIAQNVERSRRTADSCAEHGGPLLRSLSTATEVQDIERLRQALGEQKLSAYGVSYGTYVGAVYAQKYPARTDRWVLDSNDDPNPRRVARGWLAYMARGAEDRFPDFAAWAADPARGDLRLAEHPGDVRELFLSLAASLDRQPRETTTPGVPLTGNRLRQAMQTTLYSDASFPQLALLIRQVTDPAATPVLPPDVAGPLSDEDAAVTMAVVCNDVRWPHSVPAYQSSITANRARYPLTAGMPANITPCSFWKDAPAAKPVRITGDGPSNVLMIQLRRDPATPYAGALELRAALGGRARMVTVERGGHGAYLNAGNACGDRLVTRFLVTGERPARDVVCG, translated from the coding sequence ATGACGACTTCACGCGTTCTCGCCCTCATGCTCACGGCCGCCGCGACCGCCCTCACCCTGACCGGCAACCCGTCCTCGGCGGCGACCGCCGCGCCCCCGGGCCTCGACTGGCGCCCGTGCGGCGTCGCCGGCCAGGAGTGCGCCGACCTCCCCGTCCCCCTCTCCCACGACGACCCGGACGGCCCCCAAATCACCCTCGCCGTCTCCCGGTTGGCCAGCGACCGCCCCGAGGCCCGGCGCGGCACCCTCCTGGTCGTCCCGGGCGGTCCGGGAGGCTCCGGCATCCGCCGCCTGTCCCAGCAAGGCCCGGCCCTGCAACGGGAGTTGGGCGGCAGCTACGACCTCGTCAGCTTCGACCCGCGCGGCGTGGGCGCCAGTTCACGGACGAGCTGCCGACTGCCCGAAGCGGACCGGCACTTGGTGACCCTGCGGTCGTGGCCCGCGCCGGACGGCGGTATCGCGCAGAACGTCGAGAGGTCCCGGCGCACCGCCGACTCCTGTGCCGAGCACGGCGGTCCGCTGCTGCGCAGCCTGTCCACGGCGACCGAGGTCCAGGACATCGAACGGCTGCGGCAGGCGCTCGGCGAGCAGAAGCTGTCGGCGTACGGGGTGTCGTACGGGACGTACGTGGGAGCCGTCTACGCGCAGAAGTACCCGGCGCGCACGGACCGTTGGGTGCTGGACAGCAACGACGACCCCAACCCCCGCCGGGTCGCCCGGGGTTGGCTCGCGTACATGGCGCGCGGCGCCGAGGACCGCTTCCCCGACTTCGCGGCCTGGGCCGCCGACCCGGCGCGCGGAGACCTGCGCCTGGCCGAACACCCGGGCGACGTACGGGAGTTGTTCCTGTCGCTCGCCGCCTCACTGGACCGGCAGCCGCGCGAGACGACCACTCCGGGCGTGCCGCTCACCGGGAACCGGCTGCGCCAGGCGATGCAGACCACCCTCTACAGTGACGCCTCCTTCCCCCAACTCGCCCTGCTGATACGGCAGGTGACGGACCCGGCGGCCACCCCCGTGCTGCCCCCGGACGTCGCGGGCCCGCTGTCCGACGAGGACGCCGCCGTCACCATGGCGGTCGTGTGCAACGACGTCCGCTGGCCGCACTCGGTGCCCGCGTACCAGAGTTCGATCACCGCGAACCGGGCCCGGTATCCGCTGACGGCCGGGATGCCGGCGAACATCACGCCGTGCTCGTTCTGGAAGGACGCGCCCGCCGCGAAGCCCGTCCGGATCACCGGCGACGGCCCGTCCAACGTGCTGATGATCCAGCTCCGCCGCGACCCGGCCACCCCGTACGCGGGCGCGCTGGAACTGCGCGCGGCGCTCGGCGGCCGGGCCCGGATGGTCACCGTCGAGCGCGGCGGCCACGGCGCCTACCTGAACGCCGGGAACGCCTGCGGGGACCGCCTGGTGACCCGGTTCCTGGTGACCGGCGAGCGGCCCGCGCGGGACGTCGTCTGCGGTTAG
- a CDS encoding DeoR/GlpR family DNA-binding transcription regulator, giving the protein MSENQNLLAEQRRALILDEVRRRGGVRVNELTRRFSVSDMTIRRDLDALARQGVIEKVHGGAVPIVEASTHEPGFEAKSGLELTAKEDIARAAAALVAPGSAIALSGGTTTFALAHRLVDVPNLTVVTNSVRVADVFHVAQRTAGPRQGASTVVLTGGVRTPSDSLVGPVADQAIAALHFDMLFLGVHGISAEAGLSTPNLAEAETNRRLVHSARRVVVVADHTKWGVVGLSSFATLGQVDSLVTDSGLSSAARAEISEHLRVVVAGEAVRALDM; this is encoded by the coding sequence GTGAGCGAGAATCAGAACCTCCTCGCGGAGCAGCGCCGCGCCCTCATCCTCGACGAGGTCCGCCGGCGCGGCGGCGTCCGGGTCAACGAACTCACGCGCAGGTTCAGCGTGTCCGACATGACGATCCGCCGCGACCTCGACGCGCTCGCCCGACAGGGCGTCATCGAGAAGGTGCACGGCGGTGCCGTCCCGATCGTCGAGGCCAGCACCCACGAACCGGGCTTCGAGGCCAAGTCGGGGCTCGAACTCACCGCCAAGGAGGACATCGCGCGCGCGGCCGCCGCGCTCGTCGCCCCCGGCAGCGCGATCGCCCTCTCCGGCGGGACGACGACCTTCGCGCTCGCGCACCGCCTGGTGGACGTGCCGAACCTGACCGTCGTCACCAACTCGGTGCGCGTCGCCGACGTCTTCCACGTCGCGCAGCGCACCGCGGGGCCGCGTCAGGGCGCCTCGACCGTCGTGCTGACCGGCGGGGTGCGCACGCCCTCCGACTCGCTGGTGGGTCCCGTCGCCGACCAGGCCATCGCCGCGCTCCACTTCGACATGCTGTTCCTCGGCGTGCACGGGATATCGGCCGAGGCGGGCCTGTCGACGCCCAACCTCGCGGAGGCGGAGACCAATCGGCGCCTCGTGCACTCCGCGCGGCGGGTCGTCGTGGTCGCCGACCACACCAAGTGGGGTGTGGTGGGCCTGAGTTCGTTCGCGACGCTCGGCCAGGTCGACTCCCTGGTGACGGACTCGGGGCTGTCGTCGGCGGCGCGGGCGGAGATCTCCGAGCATCTGCGGGTCGTGGTGGCCGGGGAAGCGGTCCGGGCCCTGGACATGTGA
- a CDS encoding SRPBCC family protein has protein sequence MERHLAPAGLEFAETAPVRLVFAREISPSPEAVFHALAHEVPGWAEWFGQVKRARALDGGARREVRLTGGTRFEETILAATSPEVYAYRVDTTNAPLLRALVEEWRLFPSGGGTRVRWTFACDGPLALRAVLKGARPLIGRAFRDAVGELERRLVR, from the coding sequence GTGGAGCGTCATCTTGCCCCAGCGGGGCTCGAGTTCGCCGAGACGGCGCCTGTGCGGCTGGTGTTCGCCCGCGAGATCTCCCCGTCTCCCGAGGCCGTCTTCCACGCCCTCGCTCACGAAGTGCCGGGCTGGGCCGAGTGGTTCGGGCAGGTGAAGCGGGCGCGGGCCCTCGACGGCGGTGCGCGGCGGGAGGTCCGTCTCACGGGCGGCACACGGTTCGAGGAGACGATCCTCGCGGCCACCTCCCCCGAGGTGTACGCGTACCGGGTCGACACCACCAACGCGCCCCTGCTGCGGGCCCTCGTCGAGGAGTGGCGGTTGTTCCCCTCGGGGGGCGGGACGCGCGTGCGGTGGACGTTCGCCTGCGACGGGCCGCTCGCGCTGCGGGCGGTGCTGAAGGGGGCGCGGCCGTTGATCGGGCGGGCGTTCCGGGACGCGGTAGGGGAGTTGGAGCGGCGGCTGGTGCGGTGA
- a CDS encoding PLP-dependent cysteine synthase family protein, with the protein MTTPQVPTPQQSETLDTDRSDDAYRGWLKDAVRKVQADANRSADTHLLRFPLPEEWGIDLYLKDESTHPTGSLKHRLARSLFLYGLCNGWIRPGRPVIEASSGSTAVSEAYFAKLIGVPFVAVMPRTTSAEKCRLIEFHGGRCHFVDDPRTMYEESARLAAQTGGHYMDQFTYAERATDWRGNNNIAESIFRQLELERFPEPAWIVATAGTGGTSATIARYVHYMQYDTRICVADPENSCFYEGWTTGDPDVTCDCGSRIEGIGRPRMEPSFVPGAVDRMMKVPDAASVAAVRALEEAIGRKAGASTGTGLWSALKIVAEMVAQGRQGSVVTLLCDPGDRYLDKYYSDAWLAQQGLDITPYREAIETLLTTGKWQD; encoded by the coding sequence GTGACCACTCCCCAGGTCCCCACCCCCCAACAGTCCGAGACGCTGGACACCGACCGCAGCGACGACGCGTACCGCGGATGGCTGAAGGACGCCGTCCGCAAGGTGCAGGCCGACGCGAACCGCTCCGCCGACACACATCTGCTGCGTTTCCCGCTCCCCGAGGAGTGGGGCATCGACCTCTACCTGAAGGACGAGTCGACGCACCCCACGGGCAGCCTCAAGCACCGCCTGGCCCGCTCGCTGTTCCTGTACGGCCTGTGCAACGGCTGGATCCGGCCCGGCCGCCCGGTCATCGAGGCGTCGAGCGGTTCGACGGCCGTGTCGGAGGCGTACTTCGCGAAGCTGATCGGCGTCCCGTTCGTCGCCGTCATGCCGCGCACGACCAGCGCGGAGAAGTGCCGTCTGATCGAGTTCCACGGCGGGCGGTGCCACTTCGTCGACGACCCGCGCACGATGTACGAGGAGTCCGCGCGGCTCGCGGCGCAGACCGGCGGGCACTACATGGACCAGTTCACGTACGCGGAGCGCGCGACGGACTGGCGCGGGAACAACAACATCGCCGAATCCATCTTCCGGCAACTGGAGTTGGAGCGGTTCCCGGAACCGGCGTGGATCGTCGCGACGGCCGGCACGGGCGGCACCTCGGCGACGATCGCCCGGTACGTGCACTACATGCAGTACGACACCCGGATCTGTGTCGCCGACCCGGAGAACTCCTGTTTCTACGAGGGCTGGACGACCGGCGACCCGGACGTCACCTGCGACTGCGGCTCCCGGATCGAGGGTATCGGGCGTCCCCGGATGGAGCCCAGCTTCGTGCCCGGCGCGGTCGACCGGATGATGAAGGTGCCGGACGCCGCGAGCGTGGCCGCCGTGCGCGCGTTGGAGGAGGCGATCGGCCGCAAGGCGGGCGCGTCGACGGGGACGGGGCTGTGGAGCGCGCTGAAGATCGTCGCCGAGATGGTGGCGCAGGGCCGGCAGGGGAGCGTCGTGACGCTGCTGTGCGACCCCGGCGACCGCTACCTCGACAAGTACTACTCCGACGCCTGGCTCGCGCAGCAGGGGCTGGACATCACGCCGTACCGCGAGGCGATCGAGACGCTGCTCACGACGGGCAAGTGGCAGGACTGA